From the Sphingobium yanoikuyae genome, the window AGCGCCGCTATCCAACATGGCGGTGGTTCCGTCCGGCAGGGCAATGCTGCGCACTTCGCCTATGGCGCTGCGATGATCGGATCGCAGGTCGAGCATGAGCGAGGGGAGCGCCATGAAAAATGCCAGACTGGCCGCCATGGCTGCAGGCACGAACCATGCCAGGCGACGACGAAGTGGCAAGGTGTCGGCACCATTCGGGCGATCATGCGATGCAGTCGGACGATCGAATGCCGCACGCAAATCCTGCCACAAGGCGCGCTCGCGGGCGAAGGCTAGGGCATGCCGCTGATCGGATGCCAGCCATGCTTCCAAGATGCTCAGCTGGGCTTCATCCACATCCCCTCCGGCCAGCCGCGCGACCCAATGCTGGGCCTGTTCGCGCAGGATCGCGTCCGGCGCAGCAGGATCGGAAGGACTGCCCGGCGGCTTGGATGTCTCACTCATTTGTGCATGCCCGCCTTCGTGCCGGAAACGCACTGCGCGTCCCGCCTGAGGGTAAGACCGATCTCGCCCGTGTTTTCCCAAAGGGCGCGCAAAAATAATCTCACTGGCCGTCCCAATCCCCATCCCGGATGCGCCCGAGCTGGGCAAGCGCGTGCCGCAGATGATTCTCCACGGTCGTTGACGAAACGCCGACCGATTCTGCCACTTCGCGCTGTGTCTTTCCTTCAATGCGCGTCATGCGCAGGATCGTGCGCGTGGGCTCCGGCAGTGCAGCGATGGAGGCCCCGATACGCTCCAGCATGTCACGAGATTCGATGATCCGTTCCGGCCCCAGTTCGAAATCGACGCCCCACAATAATGCTTGCGACCGTTCGGCAACGGAGGCTTGCCGCTGATCATCATGCACATGGTCGACCGCCACATTATGGGCGAGGCGGTGGAGGTAAGCGCGCTTGTTTTCGATGGGGGGATCATCGCGGACATTCTGGATCTTGATCCAGACCTTCTGCGCGACGTCGTGCGCAGCGTCATTCCCAACCAGGCGTCGCAATCGCTGCAACAGGGATTTGTGCTCAGCAAGCAGCAGGCGGGTCAAGGATGTGGCGTTGCTGGACACGCGCCGCACCTAGCGCAAGTTGAGAATTGCTCGCAATAGTGCGTGCGAAATTTTAGCGATAGCTGGCTGCCATCTCCCGGCTCGAGCCTTGCATGGCCTCGACAGTTCGAGATCGCGCGCGCAGGCGTCATGCCGAGCGCGCGCAATATCCTCCGGCAGCCTGTCAGGCTGCAATTTCCTTCCGGACGATTTGTGCGCCAGCGCCCAGCGCGTTCAGCTTGCCCTGTGCCACGCGACGGGACAGGGGCGCCATGCCGCAGTTGGTCGAGGGATAGAGCTTGTCGGCATCCACGAACTGGAGCGCCCTGCGCAACGTATCAGCCACTTCCTCCGGC encodes:
- a CDS encoding FecR family protein; translated protein: MGIGTASEIIFARPLGKHGRDRSYPQAGRAVRFRHEGGHAQMSETSKPPGSPSDPAAPDAILREQAQHWVARLAGGDVDEAQLSILEAWLASDQRHALAFARERALWQDLRAAFDRPTASHDRPNGADTLPLRRRLAWFVPAAMAASLAFFMALPSLMLDLRSDHRSAIGEVRSIALPDGTTAMLDSGAALSLDFDDKQRIVHLLAGRAWFDVRHEGRPFLVEAERGMTRDIGTSFEVDRKEGSVEIGVTQGTVQVRSPDGMQGPPLHAGERMRYSASELSALPAVPTSQLAPWRRGEILLDRQPVRAAIAELARYRSASVWAVGDFSKEAPISGMFLIERPEEALQTLVRMRQLRVIRLPGGHMIIRPATKS
- a CDS encoding RNA polymerase sigma factor; the encoded protein is MSSNATSLTRLLLAEHKSLLQRLRRLVGNDAAHDVAQKVWIKIQNVRDDPPIENKRAYLHRLAHNVAVDHVHDDQRQASVAERSQALLWGVDFELGPERIIESRDMLERIGASIAALPEPTRTILRMTRIEGKTQREVAESVGVSSTTVENHLRHALAQLGRIRDGDWDGQ